The following coding sequences are from one Planctomycetota bacterium window:
- a CDS encoding GyrI-like domain-containing protein, translating to MEAPQRKHIGPLTVACVEHKGPYDEIGRVYGMLYGWAHRHSVAPAGPAFTRFLESPSELNWAAGRFEVCLPVARGTKGSGSVQVKDLPATDVLAVVVQGPYDEMPAHYAEFLAWMSVEGETPSGPPREIYLVHPGPDGSGDPRKFRTEIQFPVGD from the coding sequence ATGGAGGCACCACAACGGAAACACATCGGCCCCTTGACGGTGGCATGCGTGGAGCACAAGGGGCCGTATGACGAGATCGGGCGCGTGTACGGCATGCTCTACGGCTGGGCGCATCGGCACAGTGTTGCGCCGGCCGGCCCCGCCTTCACGCGCTTCCTCGAATCGCCGAGCGAACTGAACTGGGCGGCCGGCCGCTTCGAAGTCTGCCTGCCCGTGGCCAGGGGCACCAAGGGCTCGGGCAGCGTTCAGGTCAAAGACCTCCCTGCCACGGATGTGCTGGCCGTGGTCGTCCAAGGCCCCTATGACGAGATGCCGGCGCATTACGCAGAGTTCCTCGCCTGGATGTCGGTCGAGGGCGAAACCCCGAGCGGCCCGCCGCGCGAAATCTACCTCGTCCACCCCGGCCCCGACGGCTCGGGCGACCCCAGGAAGTTCCGCACCGAGATTCAGTTCCCTGTGGGCGACTGA
- a CDS encoding acetylxylan esterase, whose amino-acid sequence MHEIMWGLAIAMLVSAVTARGAEKEDLSCLPPKAGERMFHAYLLGECQKHFDARRKTIDAFTTADQVLARQKEMRAKWLAAVGPFPERTPLNAKVTGTFERDGYRVEKVIYESRPNHHVTACLYIPTTGKPPYPAILNPSGHNGDAKAGGGNQEVAMLAAKNGFVALSYDPIGQGERVQTLDANGKPLMAGTTEHTQIDIGARLVGLCTAHYRIWDGVRSLDYLLSRPEVDPKRIGVTGCSGGGTLTSYLLATDDRLVVGAPSCYITSLERLFATIGPQDGEQNIPNQVADGIEHADYLMMHAPNPRIILAASKDFFDQQGTWATFREAKRLYTLLGLSERVDICEVPGGHGYPKAQREAMIRWMRRWLQGKDEPVTEPDLKPEAEKDLWATKTGQVVSELKGVTVWDLNLQRAKALATQREAFWKDNPRAKCLAEVRRLAGVRAVEPKPTVRTVGRIEREACSIEKLLIERPDEVPMPALLFVPKAVGGRPGGVLYVDGRGKATDAAPGGPIDTLVKANCVVLSIDVRGCGETAPAKPQGYWHNEFPLAHITFHLGRPWLGQRVEDALAALGVLAERPEVDPAKLSIVGVEKGGPVALHAAALDERLREATIEQAIESWMEVVATPQAKAQLNQVVPGALACYDLPDLVKAIAPRKVTVRQAVDAMGKTK is encoded by the coding sequence ATGCACGAGATCATGTGGGGCCTGGCCATCGCGATGCTCGTGTCCGCCGTGACGGCGCGGGGCGCCGAGAAGGAGGACCTGAGCTGCCTTCCCCCCAAGGCGGGCGAGCGGATGTTCCACGCCTACTTGCTCGGCGAGTGTCAGAAGCACTTCGACGCGCGGCGGAAGACGATTGACGCCTTCACGACCGCCGACCAGGTGCTCGCACGCCAGAAGGAGATGCGGGCGAAATGGCTCGCCGCCGTCGGGCCGTTCCCCGAGAGAACCCCCCTCAACGCCAAGGTCACAGGTACGTTCGAGCGCGACGGCTATCGCGTCGAGAAGGTCATCTACGAGAGCCGCCCGAACCATCACGTCACCGCCTGCCTCTACATCCCGACGACGGGCAAGCCGCCCTATCCCGCCATCCTCAACCCCTCGGGCCACAACGGCGATGCCAAGGCCGGCGGCGGAAACCAGGAGGTGGCGATGCTGGCGGCGAAAAACGGCTTCGTCGCCCTCTCCTACGACCCCATCGGCCAGGGTGAGCGCGTCCAGACCCTCGACGCCAACGGCAAGCCGCTCATGGCCGGCACCACCGAGCACACGCAGATTGACATCGGGGCGCGCCTCGTCGGCCTCTGCACCGCGCACTATCGCATCTGGGACGGCGTTCGTTCGCTCGATTACCTGCTCAGCCGCCCCGAGGTGGACCCCAAGCGCATCGGCGTCACCGGGTGCTCGGGCGGCGGCACGCTCACCTCGTATCTCCTGGCGACCGACGACCGCCTCGTCGTCGGCGCGCCCTCGTGTTACATCACCTCGCTCGAGCGCCTCTTCGCCACCATCGGCCCCCAGGACGGCGAGCAGAACATCCCCAACCAGGTGGCCGACGGCATCGAGCACGCCGACTACCTGATGATGCACGCGCCCAACCCGCGCATCATCCTGGCCGCGAGCAAGGACTTCTTCGACCAGCAGGGCACGTGGGCCACGTTCCGCGAGGCCAAGCGGCTCTACACCCTCCTCGGCCTGAGCGAGCGGGTGGACATCTGCGAGGTGCCCGGCGGCCACGGCTACCCGAAGGCCCAGCGCGAGGCGATGATCCGCTGGATGCGCCGCTGGCTCCAGGGCAAGGACGAGCCTGTGACCGAGCCCGACCTGAAGCCCGAGGCCGAGAAGGACCTCTGGGCCACCAAGACCGGCCAAGTGGTCTCCGAGCTGAAGGGCGTCACCGTCTGGGACCTCAATCTCCAGCGTGCCAAGGCCCTCGCCACCCAACGCGAGGCGTTCTGGAAAGACAACCCGAGGGCCAAATGCCTGGCCGAAGTGCGGCGGCTCGCGGGCGTTCGGGCCGTCGAGCCCAAGCCCACGGTCAGGACGGTGGGGCGCATCGAGCGCGAAGCCTGCTCCATCGAGAAGCTGCTCATCGAGCGGCCCGACGAAGTGCCCATGCCGGCGCTCCTCTTTGTGCCGAAGGCCGTTGGAGGGCGGCCGGGCGGGGTGCTCTACGTGGACGGCCGCGGCAAGGCCACCGACGCCGCGCCCGGCGGCCCCATTGACACGCTCGTGAAGGCCAACTGCGTGGTGCTGAGCATTGACGTGCGCGGTTGCGGCGAGACGGCCCCCGCCAAGCCGCAGGGCTACTGGCACAACGAGTTCCCCCTCGCCCACATCACCTTCCACCTCGGCCGGCCCTGGCTCGGCCAGAGGGTGGAGGACGCGCTCGCCGCCCTCGGCGTCCTCGCCGAGCGCCCCGAGGTGGACCCGGCGAAGCTGAGCATCGTGGGCGTCGAGAAGGGCGGCCCCGTCGCCCTCCACGCCGCGGCGCTCGACGAGCGCCTTCGCGAGGCCACCATCGAGCAAGCCATCGAATCGTGGATGGAGGTGGTCGCCACACCGCAGGCTAAGGCCCAGCTCAATCAGGTGGTACCTGGGGCGCTGGCGTGCTACGACCTGCCCGACTTGGTGAAGGCGATTGCACCAAGGAAGGTCACGGTTCGACAGGCGGTGGACGCGATGGGGAAGACCAAGTGA